The following are encoded together in the Sphingomicrobium clamense genome:
- the rodA gene encoding rod shape-determining protein RodA, with the protein MIAVPRPIANLPWVLLISVCLIAGVGLLTLYSTAGGSLEPWALRQGLIFVAVLGAALVIRLFPESFIKAMTPLAYVAVLVLLVLVEAMGYVGKGAQRWIDLGFMKLQPSEFMKVVIVLVLAYFYELLPAGDLRKLRALWPPALLIGIPVGLILLQPDLGTALAVCFVGVVVMFLAGLPMWYFVAGGLSLLAALPIAYAFMHDYQRRRVLIFLDPEADPLGAGYHISQSKIAIGSGGTFGKGYLDGSQSHLQYLPEGHTDFIFSAMVEEWGLVGGVVLILAFAVLIGWGLRLARTAPTRFARLASAGLASNIFFYVAVNLMMVMGMAPVVGIPLPLVSHGGSTVMTVMLSIGVLMAFDRQRRNAPRYQPDEG; encoded by the coding sequence ATGATCGCCGTCCCGCGCCCGATCGCCAACCTGCCATGGGTCCTTCTGATCTCGGTCTGCCTGATCGCAGGCGTCGGGCTGCTGACGCTATATTCGACGGCCGGCGGATCGCTCGAACCCTGGGCCTTGCGCCAAGGACTGATCTTCGTGGCCGTGCTCGGGGCAGCGCTGGTCATCCGGCTTTTCCCCGAGAGCTTCATTAAGGCAATGACCCCGCTGGCCTATGTCGCGGTCCTCGTGCTGCTCGTCCTGGTCGAAGCGATGGGGTATGTCGGCAAGGGCGCGCAGCGCTGGATCGACCTCGGCTTCATGAAGCTGCAGCCGAGCGAATTCATGAAGGTCGTGATCGTCCTCGTGCTCGCCTATTTCTACGAATTGCTTCCGGCGGGCGACCTCAGGAAGCTGCGTGCACTTTGGCCGCCGGCCCTGCTGATCGGGATTCCGGTGGGGCTTATCCTGCTGCAGCCCGACCTCGGCACCGCGCTTGCAGTGTGTTTTGTTGGCGTGGTCGTCATGTTCCTGGCGGGTCTACCCATGTGGTATTTCGTCGCGGGCGGGCTGAGCCTACTTGCCGCACTGCCAATCGCTTATGCCTTCATGCACGATTACCAACGGCGGCGGGTGCTGATTTTCCTCGATCCCGAGGCCGATCCTCTGGGCGCGGGCTATCATATCAGCCAGTCCAAGATCGCGATTGGATCTGGCGGGACATTCGGCAAGGGCTATCTCGATGGCTCGCAAAGCCATCTCCAATACCTTCCCGAAGGCCATACCGACTTCATCTTCTCGGCGATGGTCGAGGAATGGGGGCTGGTCGGCGGGGTCGTGCTGATCCTTGCCTTCGCCGTGCTGATCGGATGGGGGCTGAGACTGGCACGCACCGCCCCGACGCGCTTCGCCCGCTTGGCGTCGGCGGGACTGGCGAGCAATATCTTCTTCTATGTTGCGGTCAATTTGATGATGGTGATGGGCATGGCGCCTGTCGTCGGTATCCCCCTCCCGCTGGTTAGCCATGGCGGCTCGACCGTGATGACCGTGATGCTGTCGATCGGCGTCCTGATGGCGTTCGACCGCCAACGCCGCAACGCCCCGCGCTACCAGCCGGACGAGGGCTGA